ACTGTAGGTGGCCAGCAGGTCCAGACCGTAGTTGAATTCGTGGTTTCCGACGACCTGAGCGTCGAAGCCCAGGTGGTTGTAGGTCTTGGCCAGCGGGTGCGTTTGGTTGCTGGTCGTGATCGGCTCCTGCTTGGCGAAATAGTAGGCCAAGGGGTTGCCCTGGATGGTGTCGCCGTTGTCGACGAGGAGCACGGACTCTGCACCCTTGTCCTCGCGTACTCCCTTGATAAGCGTCGAGGCTCGGGACATGCCCAGTTCCTCCCCTGCAGGGTAGGGCCTGTTCGCGAAGTAATCCCAGTTGAGGACATTGCCGTGAACGTCGGTCGTTGCCAACAGGGTCAGCTCCCCTGTCTTCGCCACCTGAGGGTCGGCGGGGGCATCGGCACTGCCGAGGCCGGTCGCGGAGGCGGCCGCGGGTCCAGTGATGATGACAGCGAGGGCGAGTGAGGACGAGATCAGGGTGCGCAGACGCATATGTCTCCAGAGAACTGGTCAAAGAGGATGAAAGTGATCCAACTCTCTTACCCTAGTGGGCGCTGACCGTTTTCTGAATGGATCTTGAGAGAAATTTGGACAAACTCTGTTGCGCTTATGCGCTGGCGGAGTCGGTCCCATCGTTCTGTTCCTTCGACGACGCAAATTTCGCCTCGACGACGATGAGGATGACAACGACGGCCGCGCCGAGGCACGCGAGCAGGATCGGACCGACCACCGGGTCGATGGGAGCTAACAGACCACCCGCTCCGTGCTCTTCACCGTCGGCACCCACCTCTGCAGATGACTGCCACGGCCAGAGCGCGCGGAGGGAACCGAACATCAGTCCTGCCATGACGATGAGGGTCCACCACCGGTGGTTGTGCAGGAAGTATTTGAGGATGTTGACGAAGACCGCCAGGCCGAGGATCGCGCCGAGCATGAAGATTGCGAGGTACCCGAAATCGCGTGAGTCGACGGCCCGAAGCGTGGTCGAGTACATGCCCACTGCCAGCAGGAAGAACGATCCGGACACTCCGGGAACGACGAGTGCGCAGATGGCGATCGAGGCGACGAAGAAGACGGCAATGAGCGGTGGATTCTCCACGTCTGCCCCACCTGCCAGACTCGTCATCCAGAACGCGAGAGCGGCGGCGACGATGAAGGCCAGAACGCCGAGGAGCACGGGCTGTCGTAAGGAACGGGCCGGCAGCATCCTCAACGGCACCGCGATGCTGGCGGCGACAAGACCGAAGAACAGACCCCGGGAGAGTTCGGGGCTGCTGGTGACGAAGCCCTCCATGACACCGGCGATGGTGAAGACGGCCGCAGCCATGCCCAACAGAACAGGGATGATGAGGAACCAGTCGGTGCGTCGCAGTTCGGACAGTGCTCCCACGACACGGTTCGGTCCGGTCACTACAGTCTTCACCGCCGAAACGACGTGGGCTGCGGAGTCGATGAGCTGGTCGTAGACTCCTGTGACCAAGGCGATGGTCCCGCCGGAGACCCCGGGGACGAGTTCGGCGCTGCCGATTAGGAATCCGCGGATAAGGTCGAGAGGGAGGAGGGCTTTGGATCGCTTCGGTACGGTGTCGGTACCGGTCGCAGGGGTGTTCGTCATGCCTTCCAGCCTATTTGATCGACCTGGGACCGCGGTTTTACGACTCAGTCGCCGATCTCACCATCGATGTCTTCGCGGAGGATGTCGGCATGGCCCGCGTGCCGCGCGTACTCTTCAATGAGGTGGATGAGGATCCACCGGACATTGAATTTCACTCCGTCGCTGTCTCCGCGTGCGGTGAAGCTGTCCAGGTCGGCCACCTCGGCGAGGATTTCACGGGACTTCTGACAGGCCTGCTCGTGGTCAGCCAGGAGCTCGTCCGCGGTCATCCCTGACGCGGACTCGAAGTCCCAATCGCGATCGCTGTTCCAGTCGACGCTCGACCACGGCTCACCCAGTTCTCTGCCCTGTAACACTTCGACGAACCAGCTCTCCTCGACGAGAGTGAGATGGCGGAGGATGCCGCCGATCGTCAGAGACGATGAGGCCACGGTGTGGTTGAGCTGCTCTGGCGTCAGCCCGTCGACCTTGCGTCTGACCACCTGTCGGAAGTACTCGACGAATTCTTCGAGCCCGCGACGTTCATTCGGGGCATTGCTCGGATCGGTCAATGGCAGGGTCATGCTGAGCCTCGCTGATCATACAGACGGCCTGATGGTCGAACCAGGCGTGTGAGGCTCAGTCTAGTTTTCGCCGACCGATGTCGAAGAGATTTCCTTCGGGATCTTTCAGAGTCGTCCATTCGATCCCATATTCGTCGAAGGATGCGAGCTTATGTGCGCCCAAGGAGACCGCGCGGTCGACGTCCGCCGGATAGTGCGGATCGTCGAGGTCGATGTGCAGCGGGTTCTTTCCCTCTGCCCTTTCGTCGACTTTGAGGAAGAGCATTCCCGGGGTCGGCGATTTGGTGTTGTGGACTCCCCCAATGCTCGCAACGAACTCGTTTGCGCCGGGATCGATGTCGGCACCGAGGAGGTCTGCCCAGAAGATCGATTGTACTTCCACATCGAGGCAGTCGAAGGTGATGCTCAAAGATGCCAGCGATACCATGAGCGCGGTCCTTTCGCAGTCGGATAGGTGTTGACCCGACTGTAGAGGACCCCACCGACATGACAAGTCGAATGCGTCATCGTCGGTTATCCGCCGTCATCGTTACGTCAACCGCGGGGCTGGCGCGCCAACTGCCGCGACTGAGCGACGAGGCGACCGGCCGAGTCCCACAGTTCGCAGTCCTCTTCGAACATTCCGCCGGCGATGTTCCGAGTCGACAGTCGCGCGCTGATCCAGCCGGGAGCGGGCAGGGCGCGGACGTGTGCGGTCAATTCCATCGTCGGCGCCCAGTTGAAGCGACCGAGGTCGAACATCACCGGCGGAAACGAGTCGAGGAAAGTCAGCAATGACAGCGGGTCCGGGTCGGTCCCGTCGATGAACCGAATCCAACCTTGCAGCACTCCTCGACCACTGGGTTTGCCGACCGCGAATCCTGCGGTGGCCGGGTCGAGGCGCATATCGAACCGTTCGATGAGCGGTGCCGCCTTCTTGAAGTCCTCGCTGGCTTCGGCGACGCCGACGCATTCTTCCGGTGGGGGCAGCTGGGGCGGGGTGGCTATCGTGCCGACATCGTCAGGAAGCTCGCCGAGGCTGCCCATCGTAGCCATCGCAGAGATCGTCGGCGCCCCGTCCTGAAAGAGTTCGATGCCGTAGCTTGACGTTGATCGACCTTCACGCAGCGTGCGTGTCGTGATGTCGACCGAACCTTCTCTGCTCGGTCCGAGGTAGAAGGTGGAGATGACGAGGGGGTCCGGAGTGCTCGGGTTGACGGCCCGCAGGGCTTGTCCAGCGACTCCGAGGAGGTAGCCTCCGTTGACGGCTCCGGCGACTTTCCAGCCGGCGCCGAGTTCGGCGGTGAAGCTGTGGTCGCCTTGACGGGTGACTGCGGTGGCCTGTGAGAACTCACTGACTGTCGATTGACTCATATCACATACAGTACCAATGACTGAACGAACGTCCAGCCAGATTCAGTGCCGCCCGGACTGTCGTTCGTTGCCGTGGCGGTAGTTTCCTGTCGCCCGTGCCAACAGCTGCTGGTCGGCATCGTCATCTCGGCCGAGTTTGGGGATGAGCGCGGCAGCTCTCTTTCCGCCGATCTCCATGACGGTGCGGCCGCCTCGGCGAATGAGGAGGATGCCGGATTTGGTGACCTGGTACTCGAATGGATCATCTTCAAGGCTCATGTCTGGACTCCTGTTGCTTAAGCTTTCATCAATACGAAAAGTGCCCCTGGTCGTCAGACCAGGGGCACTATCTCTCAGTCAGTCAACGAGTGACTCTCCGAGTCTGTTTCAGTTGTTCTTCTTGCGACGCATGGTCAGAACAACAGCGGCTCCACCGACGAGGAGCAGTCCGGCTCCGGCAGCCAGGCCGGTCAGCTCGGCACCGGTACGAGGCAGATCAGATCCGCCCCCGTCACCGTTACCATCATCGTTGCCGTTGTCGTCACCATCGTTGCCGCCGCCGTTGCCGTCTTCATCGGCAACAACCTGGAAGGAGCCGGTGAGGGCTTCTTCGTCTTCAGTGTCATTGGCGCCGGTGACCTCGAGGTCGTACTTACCGAGGTAAGCCTCGGGGTTCGAGGCGCTGGTGCCGTAGATCGAGAATCCGACGACTCCGTCAGCATTGGCGGTCTCTTCGAGGGTGATTCCCTCGACGTTCTCAGGACCGGCAACAACTTCGAGGGAGACCTTCTCGCCCTCGTCGAAGCCTTCAGCGGTGATCTGAACGCCCTTGTCTTCCTTCACGAAGTCCGAAGCAGCGATCTCCTTCGGTTCGATGGTCAGCTTGCGCTCGGCCGGGGCTTCTTCAGCCTCGACGGTCACGACGAACTGGGTCGCATCGGAGGTCTGTCCGTTGACAGTGGCAACGGCAGTGTAGTTGTAATCGCCGGCTTCGGCCGGAGCCTCAGCGGAGAAGTTACCGTCAGCATCCGTCTTGACAGTCACGGTGCCTTCAGCCGGAGCAGCCTGAGCCGAACCAGCGTTCGCGCCGGCAGTCTTCCAGGTCAGCTTCACTTCAGCGTTCGGAGCAGCCTTGCCGGTGATCTTTCCACCTGCAGCGACGGACTGGTCTCCGACCTTGGGAGCTTCAGGCTTCTCGTCACCATCGGCGTCGGAGTCGGCCTCGTCATCCTTGCCGTCGGCGGCTGCGGAAGCGTCTGCCTCTGCTCCGTCTGCATCAGCCGAGGCTTCTGCGTCGTCGCCTTCTGCAGCGGACGAAGCGTCGGCTTCCTTGGCGTCAGCGTCAGCGCTATCGGAAGCGTTTGCGTCGTCGCCCTCGGCGGCAGCGTTGGCGTCGGCGTCCTCACCGTCCGCGGCGGCGGAAGCATCTGCATCCGTGCCGTCGGCAGCAGCCGAAGCGTCAGCTTCTGCCTCATCGTCGCCCGGAGGCTCTTCATTCGGGTCGTCGAACGAAATCGACGCTCCGGACTGCTCCAGCGAGTAGTCCAGGTCAGCGACCCAGCCCCACATAAAGGTTTCTCCGCCAACGGTCACCGGGTCGGGAATTCCACCAGAGATCACTCCGACGGCCTTATCTCCCTGGAACACACCGCCGCCTGAATCGCCGGGCATCGAGAAGTCTCCACCGACCGGCGAAGTCACTCCAAACCCATGTACCCAACGATCCCCGACCATCTGGAAGTCGAACGGCCACAGCTCGCCTGCCGCGACCTCACCTGTTGTCAGGCCTGTCGTGCGGCCCGACTTCTGGATTTCTCCTGGCGAATGTTCACCGACAGAGTTGATATCGATGGTGGAACCGGAAAGATCATCCGTCTTTGCGGTCGTCCAATCGGTAACTTCAGGCTTTACGTTGTACTTCGAGTCATCAAGATTGATCACTGCAAAGTCGATGTCATCGTCGGCTGCCTCGTCAGG
Above is a window of Brevibacterium siliguriense DNA encoding:
- a CDS encoding DUF368 domain-containing protein, with product MTNTPATGTDTVPKRSKALLPLDLIRGFLIGSAELVPGVSGGTIALVTGVYDQLIDSAAHVVSAVKTVVTGPNRVVGALSELRRTDWFLIIPVLLGMAAAVFTIAGVMEGFVTSSPELSRGLFFGLVAASIAVPLRMLPARSLRQPVLLGVLAFIVAAALAFWMTSLAGGADVENPPLIAVFFVASIAICALVVPGVSGSFFLLAVGMYSTTLRAVDSRDFGYLAIFMLGAILGLAVFVNILKYFLHNHRWWTLIVMAGLMFGSLRALWPWQSSAEVGADGEEHGAGGLLAPIDPVVGPILLACLGAAVVVILIVVEAKFASSKEQNDGTDSASA
- a CDS encoding DinB family protein gives rise to the protein MTLPLTDPSNAPNERRGLEEFVEYFRQVVRRKVDGLTPEQLNHTVASSSLTIGGILRHLTLVEESWFVEVLQGRELGEPWSSVDWNSDRDWDFESASGMTADELLADHEQACQKSREILAEVADLDSFTARGDSDGVKFNVRWILIHLIEEYARHAGHADILREDIDGEIGD
- a CDS encoding VOC family protein, with amino-acid sequence MVSLASLSITFDCLDVEVQSIFWADLLGADIDPGANEFVASIGGVHNTKSPTPGMLFLKVDERAEGKNPLHIDLDDPHYPADVDRAVSLGAHKLASFDEYGIEWTTLKDPEGNLFDIGRRKLD
- a CDS encoding thioesterase family protein; protein product: MSQSTVSEFSQATAVTRQGDHSFTAELGAGWKVAGAVNGGYLLGVAGQALRAVNPSTPDPLVISTFYLGPSREGSVDITTRTLREGRSTSSYGIELFQDGAPTISAMATMGSLGELPDDVGTIATPPQLPPPEECVGVAEASEDFKKAAPLIERFDMRLDPATAGFAVGKPSGRGVLQGWIRFIDGTDPDPLSLLTFLDSFPPVMFDLGRFNWAPTMELTAHVRALPAPGWISARLSTRNIAGGMFEEDCELWDSAGRLVAQSRQLARQPRG
- a CDS encoding S1 family peptidase, with protein sequence MQKKLVQSSLAMAAAAALGLGGAFIAGPAVADTPVMTEQQAVTAAKQVSTVNAFGFDEKTKTLHLGVENEADAGSAQIQELKKKYGADKVEVITGLKKAEPYAKNDAVGGMGYISDIPSQPGYVGACSTGFSGWDAAGKPIVLTAGHCAEDTGPGELVKLKDAELPSTAPAVTGDHESGGYDPQGIGPLGAWGYNKFGGPVTDPENPDEAADDDIDFAVINLDDSKYNVKPEVTDWTTAKTDDLSGSTIDINSVGEHSPGEIQKSGRTTGLTTGEVAAGELWPFDFQMVGDRWVHGFGVTSPVGGDFSMPGDSGGGVFQGDKAVGVISGGIPDPVTVGGETFMWGWVADLDYSLEQSGASISFDDPNEEPPGDDEAEADASAAADGTDADASAAADGEDADANAAAEGDDANASDSADADAKEADASSAAEGDDAEASADADGAEADASAAADGKDDEADSDADGDEKPEAPKVGDQSVAAGGKITGKAAPNAEVKLTWKTAGANAGSAQAAPAEGTVTVKTDADGNFSAEAPAEAGDYNYTAVATVNGQTSDATQFVVTVEAEEAPAERKLTIEPKEIAASDFVKEDKGVQITAEGFDEGEKVSLEVVAGPENVEGITLEETANADGVVGFSIYGTSASNPEAYLGKYDLEVTGANDTEDEEALTGSFQVVADEDGNGGGNDGDDNGNDDGNGDGGGSDLPRTGAELTGLAAGAGLLLVGGAAVVLTMRRKKNN